The following are encoded together in the Qingshengfaniella alkalisoli genome:
- a CDS encoding RidA family protein, with amino-acid sequence MTIKRYGAEKSGAGGQNLPFARAVEADGWLHVSGQVAMKDGEIAGTGIVEQTTVAIENLIAILDEAGYGVEDVVRVGVWLDDPRDFWSFNGVYKSYFGEHPPARACVQSSLMVDCKVEVDCIAYKKK; translated from the coding sequence ATGACTATCAAACGCTATGGCGCAGAAAAATCCGGTGCGGGCGGCCAAAACCTTCCCTTTGCCCGCGCGGTCGAGGCGGATGGCTGGCTGCATGTGTCGGGACAGGTTGCCATGAAGGATGGCGAGATCGCCGGCACAGGGATCGTCGAGCAAACCACGGTCGCCATCGAAAACCTGATCGCCATTCTGGACGAGGCCGGATACGGCGTTGAAGACGTCGTTCGTGTCGGCGTCTGGTTGGACGATCCACGCGATTTCTGGTCCTTCAACGGCGTCTACAAATCCTATTTCGGCGAGCACCCCCCCGCGCGGGCCTGCGTGCAGTCCTCGCTGATGGTGGATTGCAAGGTCGAAGTCGACTGCATCGCTTACAAGAAGAAGTAG
- a CDS encoding MurR/RpiR family transcriptional regulator has protein sequence MADLLARLQTLRGSLSKGERQLDEVITSDAAFAVNASITELAARAGVSPATVTRFARHLGCDSFTALKVQLAQAMFVGQRYVSHADANMTAPDVISIAEQVHHAAQQALSETRDELSPKAIQTAAERIASARLVACFGSGGASSMIAAEIQNRLFRLGLAANSSTDHQMQIMQAATLAQGDVVVAASLSGRNQELVKALHATGEYGAFRIALTRPDRPVAEAADLLIAIDHPEHGDILRPTASRYAFLLVTDLLATTVAHLRDTHARECLRRVKLNLALGRDTDDKEALGD, from the coding sequence TTGGCCGACCTCCTCGCCCGATTGCAGACATTGCGCGGCTCGCTGTCGAAAGGCGAGCGGCAGCTTGACGAGGTAATCACCAGTGACGCCGCTTTCGCGGTGAATGCGTCGATCACCGAATTGGCTGCGCGGGCGGGGGTTTCACCGGCGACGGTTACGCGGTTTGCCCGGCATCTGGGCTGTGACAGTTTCACCGCGCTGAAGGTGCAACTGGCGCAGGCCATGTTCGTGGGGCAGCGGTATGTGTCGCACGCTGATGCAAACATGACCGCACCAGACGTGATCAGCATCGCCGAACAGGTCCATCACGCCGCACAACAAGCGCTCTCGGAAACGCGAGACGAGCTTTCGCCAAAGGCCATTCAGACGGCGGCGGAACGCATCGCGTCGGCGCGGCTCGTGGCGTGCTTCGGCTCCGGCGGGGCATCGTCGATGATCGCGGCAGAGATACAAAACCGGCTGTTCCGCTTGGGTCTGGCGGCGAACTCCAGCACCGACCACCAGATGCAGATCATGCAGGCGGCAACCCTTGCGCAGGGAGATGTCGTCGTGGCCGCATCGCTTTCGGGGCGCAATCAGGAGTTGGTCAAGGCACTGCACGCGACCGGGGAATACGGAGCTTTCCGCATCGCCCTGACCCGCCCTGACCGGCCTGTCGCGGAAGCCGCAGACCTGCTGATCGCCATCGATCATCCGGAACATGGTGACATCCTGCGCCCCACGGCCAGCCGCTACGCGTTCCTTCTGGTGACCGACCTGCTGGCAACGACAGTGGCACATCTGCGCGACACGCATGCGCGTGAATGCCTGCGCCGTGTGAAGCTAAATCTCGCGCTGGGACGCGACACCGACGACAAGGAGGCACTGGGTGACTGA
- a CDS encoding SDR family oxidoreductase, with product MTEKSVAIVTGAGGDIGRAIAAALASTHHIAAVDIDRPAAQRTAAALHAQGGQASIHQCDLTDAGDRARLATEIADIGTVGLLVNNAGAAQALSLHELTAEALHADIALNLEAAINMFKQFEGDLKQAGCVINIASVNGMATFGHPGYSAAKSGLIHFTRMLAVEYGRYGLRANAVAPGTVRTQAWEDRQAKNPQVFEDAARWYPLRRVADPTDVAAAVAFLASPSAGAITGVCLPVDCGLTAGSPPLPATFTQTNDFTGNDT from the coding sequence GTGACTGAAAAATCCGTGGCAATCGTAACCGGCGCAGGGGGGGACATCGGGCGGGCCATTGCTGCCGCGCTGGCAAGCACGCACCACATCGCCGCAGTCGACATCGACCGTCCCGCAGCACAACGCACGGCAGCCGCTCTGCACGCGCAGGGCGGACAGGCCAGCATACATCAGTGCGATCTGACCGATGCAGGTGACCGCGCGCGACTGGCGACTGAAATTGCTGACATTGGCACGGTCGGCCTGCTGGTGAACAATGCTGGCGCGGCGCAGGCGCTGAGCCTGCATGAACTGACGGCAGAAGCGCTCCACGCCGATATCGCGCTGAACCTTGAAGCCGCCATCAATATGTTCAAGCAGTTCGAGGGCGATCTTAAACAAGCCGGTTGCGTGATCAATATCGCCTCGGTCAACGGCATGGCGACATTCGGGCATCCCGGCTACAGCGCGGCAAAGTCCGGGCTGATCCATTTCACCCGAATGCTCGCCGTCGAATACGGGCGCTACGGGCTACGCGCCAATGCGGTTGCGCCGGGGACCGTTCGGACACAGGCTTGGGAAGACCGTCAGGCGAAGAATCCGCAGGTGTTCGAGGACGCCGCACGCTGGTATCCGCTGCGCCGCGTGGCTGATCCTACCGATGTCGCGGCCGCCGTTGCCTTTCTGGCCAGCCCATCCGCAGGCGCGATCACCGGCGTATGCCTTCCGGTCGATTGCGGCCTGACCGCAGGATCACCACCCCTGCCCGCAACTTTCACGCAAACCAACGACTTCACAGGGAACGACACATGA
- a CDS encoding beta-N-acetylhexosaminidase — protein sequence MTDLRLDTRFIASDTPEKARFEFKLYNLGSETLTGFKFAYAALTRIRDGAKIENATFLRRFANFHEYAAPEALTLAPGEAWSFAIEGLTHLPKHRLDGPKSAYLTNTEGAVIPCEVGDLALVGGADTGELRHVPEGKALLPLAIQPWPNMVSVSKFQTARPYVPASDATDAQRQAMAATSALAKRLFPIAQTPFRLDGENGIEVIFKSGNFPKSGYSLQFDAERVTLGYGDASGLSYALTVLAQMHHAASLDPDTFELPANGQIEDAPRYGWRGSHLDVSRHFWDTDQVKRFLDILAWSRMNIFQWHLTDDEGWRIEIKALPELTQAGARRGPDCEMIGQLGHIERHYEGHYTQDQIREVVAHAQSLHIDIIPEIDIPGHCTAVLAAYPHLRDPNEPEDNYRSVQGYPNNALNPAMPETFEFLETVFAEVAELFPASHIHVGADEVDKASWQKSPLAQDMMKDRNIEAGTMGLQAYLLRRGQEILRRLGKNLAGWDEVSYGGGIDTDGALLVAWQKPEVIRELVRQGYDVIASPGQAYYMDMVQASGWNEPGAGWAGVATPEHSYTYEAIEGLTPEEAAKVKGVQSCIWGEHLISTAHFNYMVFPRIFAVAEAGWTQPDNKDWMRFCAICRQMPQL from the coding sequence ATGACCGATCTGCGCCTGGACACGCGCTTCATCGCCAGCGACACACCGGAGAAGGCCCGATTTGAATTCAAGCTCTACAATCTGGGCAGCGAAACACTGACCGGTTTCAAATTCGCCTATGCCGCTCTGACGCGGATCAGAGACGGTGCAAAGATCGAGAACGCAACCTTTCTGCGCCGTTTCGCGAACTTCCATGAATACGCGGCGCCAGAGGCACTGACCCTCGCGCCCGGCGAGGCCTGGAGTTTTGCTATCGAAGGATTGACCCATCTGCCCAAGCATCGTCTGGACGGCCCGAAATCCGCCTATCTGACGAATACAGAAGGCGCCGTTATCCCCTGCGAGGTTGGCGATCTGGCGCTGGTGGGCGGCGCGGATACGGGTGAGCTTCGCCATGTCCCTGAAGGTAAAGCCCTGCTGCCGCTAGCGATCCAGCCATGGCCGAACATGGTCTCGGTCAGCAAATTTCAAACCGCGCGCCCCTATGTCCCTGCAAGCGACGCCACCGACGCTCAAAGGCAGGCCATGGCCGCCACCTCGGCGCTGGCGAAGCGACTGTTCCCGATCGCTCAAACACCCTTCCGGCTGGATGGCGAAAACGGCATCGAGGTTATATTCAAATCCGGTAACTTCCCGAAATCCGGCTATAGCCTGCAATTCGACGCGGAGCGTGTCACGCTGGGCTATGGCGATGCGTCCGGCCTGTCCTACGCGCTCACCGTTCTGGCACAGATGCATCATGCGGCCAGTCTGGACCCAGATACCTTCGAACTGCCCGCGAACGGTCAAATCGAGGATGCGCCGCGCTACGGCTGGCGGGGGTCGCATCTGGACGTATCACGCCATTTCTGGGACACGGACCAGGTCAAGCGGTTCCTCGACATTCTGGCATGGAGCCGGATGAATATTTTCCAATGGCACCTGACAGATGACGAGGGCTGGCGGATCGAGATCAAAGCGCTGCCCGAACTGACGCAGGCTGGCGCGCGTCGAGGGCCGGATTGCGAAATGATCGGGCAGTTGGGTCATATCGAACGGCACTACGAAGGCCATTACACTCAGGACCAGATCCGCGAAGTGGTTGCCCATGCCCAATCGCTGCATATCGACATCATCCCCGAGATTGATATCCCCGGTCACTGCACCGCCGTTCTTGCCGCCTATCCGCACCTTCGTGACCCGAACGAACCGGAAGACAATTATCGTTCCGTTCAGGGCTATCCCAACAACGCGCTGAACCCTGCGATGCCGGAAACCTTCGAGTTTCTGGAAACCGTCTTCGCCGAGGTCGCGGAATTGTTCCCCGCCAGCCATATTCATGTCGGCGCGGATGAGGTCGACAAGGCCTCCTGGCAGAAATCGCCGTTAGCGCAGGACATGATGAAAGATCGCAACATCGAAGCGGGCACGATGGGTCTCCAGGCGTATCTTTTGAGGCGCGGTCAGGAAATACTGCGCCGGTTGGGCAAGAACCTCGCCGGATGGGATGAGGTCAGCTATGGCGGCGGCATCGATACCGATGGCGCATTGCTGGTCGCGTGGCAAAAGCCCGAAGTGATCCGCGAACTGGTCCGGCAGGGCTATGATGTAATCGCCAGCCCCGGTCAGGCCTATTACATGGACATGGTGCAGGCCAGCGGATGGAATGAACCCGGCGCAGGTTGGGCAGGCGTGGCTACCCCTGAACACAGCTACACCTATGAAGCCATCGAAGGACTGACCCCGGAGGAAGCTGCCAAGGTCAAAGGTGTGCAAAGCTGTATCTGGGGCGAGCACCTGATTTCTACCGCGCATTTCAACTACATGGTGTTCCCGCGCATCTTCGCGGTGGCCGAGGCCGGATGGACGCAGCCCGACAACAAGGACTGGATGCGCTTCTGCGCGATCTGTCGTCAGATGCCCCAACTTTGA
- a CDS encoding M81 family metallopeptidase, producing MKRIVFGGIHTECSTYNPLLQTEDDFAIRSGAGMAAEMELNVPEGIEMVPLFHARSVPGGPVNAQTYAAFKARFLDELNATLPVDGVYLAMHGAMHVDGMHDAEGDWIGAVRDLVGPDVPIAVSYDLHGNVTQDIVNAIDIFAAYRTAPHIDTVETCNRALSMLADQLLNDTRHCVAWCPVPVLLPGERTSTEVEPALSLYRALPGHDLRDGIRDANLMVGYVWADTPRATACAVVTGTDQKAAECSAAQIAQSYWDARKDFQFDVPTKQLDACLDQVQTATTSPLILADSGDNPTGGGVGDRTDVLHAFLDRKFTGAVFAGIADAPAARAAEQVGEGKSVQLEIGGSLGSHCPKISVLAKVVKVIGSSSTKDLEVAVEVGGNLVILSQRRRPYHNLADFRKFGVDPAEAKLLVVKSGYLSPELAPLANPPLMALTDGAINQDIVALDNTLRATPSFPFQGNFDWTPNAQLSRRAKT from the coding sequence ATGAAACGCATAGTCTTCGGGGGCATTCACACGGAATGCTCCACCTACAACCCGCTGCTTCAGACGGAAGATGACTTCGCGATCAGATCCGGCGCAGGCATGGCTGCCGAAATGGAACTGAACGTACCCGAGGGGATTGAGATGGTTCCCCTGTTTCACGCGCGGTCCGTTCCGGGCGGTCCGGTGAACGCGCAGACCTATGCCGCGTTCAAGGCACGCTTTCTGGACGAGTTGAACGCTACATTGCCCGTAGATGGCGTTTATCTGGCGATGCACGGCGCGATGCATGTAGATGGAATGCATGACGCGGAAGGCGACTGGATCGGTGCGGTGCGTGATCTGGTCGGGCCGGATGTGCCGATTGCGGTTAGCTACGACCTGCACGGCAACGTCACGCAAGACATCGTCAACGCGATCGACATCTTCGCGGCTTACCGAACCGCGCCGCATATCGATACGGTCGAGACCTGCAACCGCGCGCTATCCATGCTGGCCGATCAACTGCTGAACGACACCCGTCACTGCGTGGCGTGGTGTCCCGTTCCGGTCCTTCTGCCCGGCGAACGCACCAGCACCGAAGTTGAGCCTGCATTGTCGCTTTACCGAGCCCTTCCGGGTCATGATCTAAGAGATGGCATCAGGGATGCCAATCTGATGGTCGGTTACGTCTGGGCCGATACGCCACGCGCTACCGCCTGCGCCGTGGTCACCGGAACCGACCAGAAGGCTGCCGAATGCTCGGCCGCGCAGATCGCGCAAAGCTACTGGGACGCGCGAAAGGATTTTCAGTTCGACGTCCCCACCAAACAACTCGACGCCTGTCTGGACCAAGTTCAAACGGCGACGACATCGCCTCTGATTCTTGCCGATAGCGGCGACAACCCGACCGGGGGTGGCGTGGGCGACCGCACCGATGTGCTGCATGCATTTCTTGATCGCAAGTTTACCGGCGCTGTATTCGCAGGCATTGCCGATGCCCCTGCAGCGCGTGCTGCCGAACAGGTTGGTGAAGGCAAGTCGGTGCAGCTTGAGATAGGTGGCAGTCTTGGCAGTCATTGTCCGAAGATCAGCGTCTTGGCAAAGGTGGTCAAGGTTATCGGATCGTCGTCCACGAAAGACCTTGAGGTCGCGGTCGAGGTCGGCGGGAACCTCGTGATCCTGTCGCAGCGCAGACGCCCCTATCACAATCTTGCCGACTTCCGGAAATTCGGGGTGGATCCTGCCGAGGCAAAGCTGCTCGTAGTGAAATCGGGATACTTGTCACCGGAACTGGCACCGCTTGCCAATCCGCCGCTGATGGCGTTGACGGATGGGGCGATCAATCAGGACATTGTCGCACTGGACAACACGTTGCGCGCGACACCCTCCTTCCCGTTTCAGGGCAATTTCGACTGGACGCCGAACGCGCAGTTGTCGAGACGGGCGAAGACCTAA
- a CDS encoding M15 family metallopeptidase, translated as MRIVPAIIIALAILLASLIVIFLPTLMPQEEAAFDGPAVDSGARIEIEMLRGRVDALEARIDTLQDELRQQGMRLTVAPPTVTEPREGMFNNDGPNTILDSYAQVVLIAARTDVNEGLTVATPNFLENMLGRPREALSDDCEPMTNPNLKAKLVLEQVGPIRVNMLEPAVESLRRVFENVRAADSDLYERINTAGSLCVRRIRGTQASLSTHAFGLAVDLNIDGHLDNFTDGKTQLGLTLLADFFHEEGWIWGAGFRREDSMHFEVSQEQLTTWREEGLL; from the coding sequence ATGCGCATTGTTCCCGCGATTATCATCGCTCTTGCGATTTTGCTGGCCTCGCTGATCGTGATCTTTCTGCCGACGCTCATGCCGCAAGAAGAAGCTGCCTTTGACGGTCCCGCCGTTGACAGCGGGGCGCGGATCGAGATCGAGATGCTCCGTGGTCGCGTGGATGCGCTGGAGGCGCGCATCGACACGTTGCAGGATGAGTTGCGCCAACAGGGGATGCGCTTGACCGTCGCACCACCCACGGTGACAGAACCGCGCGAAGGCATGTTCAACAATGACGGCCCGAACACGATCCTCGACAGCTATGCGCAGGTTGTGCTGATCGCGGCCCGAACGGATGTCAACGAGGGGCTGACCGTCGCGACGCCCAACTTTCTGGAAAACATGCTTGGTCGTCCACGTGAGGCGCTATCCGATGATTGCGAACCGATGACCAACCCGAACCTGAAGGCGAAGCTCGTGCTGGAACAGGTCGGCCCGATCCGCGTGAACATGCTGGAACCTGCCGTGGAGTCTCTGCGCCGCGTGTTCGAGAATGTCCGCGCGGCTGATTCCGATCTCTATGAACGGATCAACACCGCAGGGTCGTTGTGTGTCCGTCGCATTCGCGGCACGCAGGCCAGCCTGTCGACACACGCGTTTGGACTGGCGGTCGATCTGAATATAGATGGGCATCTCGACAACTTCACGGACGGCAAAACCCAGCTCGGGCTGACCCTCCTCGCGGATTTCTTCCACGAGGAGGGCTGGATCTGGGGCGCGGGCTTCCGGCGCGAAGACTCCATGCATTTCGAGGTCAGCCAGGAACAGCTGACCACGTGGCGCGAAGAAGGGCTGCTTTAG
- a CDS encoding OmpA family protein, with amino-acid sequence MTNGFRILSATLAVGLAMAGAPQAQTNEASELSAEELNQLFETQKTRGLVIAPTDETTSVTTTAQDSNGQTTTVTTITPNDGSEGSQPSVSTYAALAPEEQVNIQISFDFDSAALREDQKPKLATLCSVMKDSDVSKFQIVGHTDSKGADSYNQSLSLLRAEEVKRHLVGDCGMKPERLEAVGVGEEYPIDTTNPESEENRRVEFQALG; translated from the coding sequence ATGACCAATGGTTTTCGCATTTTAAGCGCAACGCTCGCTGTCGGATTGGCCATGGCTGGCGCCCCCCAAGCCCAAACAAACGAGGCATCGGAGCTGTCGGCAGAAGAGCTGAACCAACTCTTCGAAACACAGAAAACACGCGGTTTGGTCATTGCACCGACCGACGAGACAACCAGCGTCACCACCACCGCACAGGATTCCAACGGTCAGACCACGACGGTCACGACCATTACCCCCAATGATGGAAGCGAAGGCAGCCAGCCTTCGGTGTCGACCTATGCGGCGCTTGCTCCCGAAGAACAGGTGAACATCCAGATCAGCTTCGATTTCGATTCCGCCGCGCTGCGTGAGGATCAGAAGCCCAAGCTGGCGACACTTTGTTCCGTGATGAAAGATTCCGATGTGTCGAAGTTCCAGATCGTGGGACACACCGACTCCAAGGGTGCTGACAGCTACAACCAGTCGCTGTCGCTGCTGCGTGCCGAAGAGGTCAAACGCCATCTTGTCGGTGATTGCGGCATGAAGCCCGAACGCCTTGAAGCCGTAGGTGTCGGCGAGGAATATCCCATCGACACCACCAATCCTGAAAGCGAAGAAAACCGTCGCGTCGAATTCCAGGCGCTCGGCTGA